The following proteins are co-located in the Paludibaculum fermentans genome:
- a CDS encoding glycosyltransferase family 39 protein produces the protein MLGLILLITSFLGVWQAKTKPFWFDEILTIEVSSLPSPELRWQALYAGCDGMPPGYYWINAMAARLPFDDHIRWRGPELLGWLLALTGVYHFTAAVCGRSAGLAAVLLLALTPVSSYAWEARPYALLLGVLAWAAASWQRAERHWGWIAALAALLATATNLHYLAPLSVVCFALAETAVSLAERRLRWRIWAAFAAAAIPTLLALPLLIKMKADFGARFWARPELGGLPYYYGNLLGFPLAVVLVLLPFGLPYLLRSILKENPASPRRHALFLTMCLLLLPVLSLLFTLATHGGFNERYTMPMVIGYAAAIPLLLAWRPGGLARGFTLSLLLAFLVLSGREASRLAAEPPAQLAGESGTALTALRSAPEGLLLINNPLDFLAGWYYANPAQRARLAYIGDTEAAYRLGRTDGAVRLLLALRQFYPVPVRTFEEFLPDHREFTMFSSGPPHLQWQPSRLKELGWKIELFASPVPGRLDRVRAPQPGS, from the coding sequence ATGCTCGGCCTGATCCTGCTGATTACCTCTTTCTTAGGCGTCTGGCAGGCGAAGACCAAACCGTTCTGGTTCGACGAGATTCTAACCATTGAGGTCAGCAGCCTGCCCTCACCGGAACTGCGCTGGCAGGCCCTGTACGCTGGCTGCGATGGCATGCCGCCCGGCTACTACTGGATCAATGCCATGGCCGCCCGCCTGCCCTTCGATGACCACATTCGATGGCGCGGCCCCGAACTGCTGGGCTGGCTTCTGGCCTTGACCGGGGTCTATCACTTCACCGCCGCTGTGTGCGGCCGCAGCGCGGGTCTGGCCGCGGTGCTGCTGCTCGCCCTCACCCCCGTGTCCTCCTACGCCTGGGAGGCGAGGCCCTACGCGCTGCTGCTGGGCGTTCTCGCCTGGGCGGCGGCATCCTGGCAGAGGGCGGAACGCCACTGGGGCTGGATCGCCGCGCTGGCCGCGCTGCTCGCCACCGCCACCAACCTGCACTACCTGGCGCCCTTGTCTGTGGTCTGCTTCGCCTTGGCGGAGACGGCCGTCAGCCTCGCGGAACGCAGGCTGCGTTGGCGCATCTGGGCGGCTTTCGCGGCCGCGGCCATCCCCACGCTGCTCGCCTTGCCCCTGCTCATCAAAATGAAGGCGGACTTCGGAGCCCGCTTCTGGGCCCGCCCGGAGCTGGGTGGACTGCCCTACTACTACGGCAATCTGCTGGGATTCCCGCTGGCCGTTGTCCTGGTCCTTCTACCGTTCGGGCTCCCTTACCTGCTCCGTTCGATTCTGAAGGAGAACCCGGCGTCACCCCGCCGGCACGCGCTCTTTCTGACCATGTGCCTGCTGCTGCTTCCGGTCTTGAGCCTCCTCTTCACCCTGGCCACGCACGGCGGCTTCAACGAGCGCTACACCATGCCCATGGTGATCGGCTACGCGGCGGCCATCCCGCTGCTGCTGGCATGGAGGCCCGGCGGTCTGGCGAGAGGCTTCACCCTCAGTCTGCTCCTGGCGTTCCTCGTCCTGTCTGGTCGGGAGGCGTCAAGACTGGCGGCGGAACCGCCCGCCCAACTGGCGGGAGAATCGGGAACAGCCCTGACCGCCCTGCGCTCGGCTCCGGAAGGACTCCTGCTGATCAACAACCCGCTCGATTTCCTGGCAGGCTGGTACTACGCCAATCCGGCGCAGCGGGCGCGGCTCGCCTACATCGGCGACACGGAAGCGGCCTACCGTCTCGGCCGCACGGACGGGGCAGTCCGTCTGTTGCTGGCCTTGCGTCAGTTCTACCCCGTGCCGGTCAGGACTTTTGAGGAGTTCCTGCCGGACCACCGGGAGTTCACCATGTTCTCCAGCGGACCGCCCCACCTGCAGTGGCAACCTTCTCGATTGAAAGAACTTGGCTGGAAGATCGAACTCTTCGCCTCACCGGTTCCCGGCCGCCTTGACCGCGTGCGGGCCCCGCAGCCAGGTTCGTAG
- a CDS encoding NAD-dependent epimerase/dehydratase family protein, with amino-acid sequence MSQPCVLVTGSCGLIGSEVAVYFARQGFHVAGIDSNHRAVFFGPEGDTSWVLDRLRREIPGYRHEALDIRDRDRLLAFMGELRPDLIIHTAAQPSHDRAAAIPFLDFEVNALGTLHLLEAARQHCPESPFIHMSTNKVYGDRPNTIALQELETRWDYADPAYEHGIAEDFSIDQSKHSIFGASKVAGDVMVQEYGRYFGMPTCCLRGGCLTGPNHSGVELHGFLSYLVKCNLEEREYRVFGYKGKQVRDNIHSEDVARFMFEFWKAPRVAEVYNLGGGKDNACSVMEAFQLAGNVTGKPMHWRYVDENRIGDHICYYSDLRKMRAHYPAWSITKPLPAIFEEIAGSWQERLKTAAL; translated from the coding sequence ATGAGTCAACCGTGCGTACTGGTGACAGGCTCCTGCGGCCTGATTGGATCGGAAGTGGCCGTGTATTTCGCCCGGCAGGGCTTTCACGTGGCCGGCATCGACAGCAACCACCGCGCCGTCTTCTTCGGCCCGGAAGGGGACACCAGTTGGGTGCTGGACCGCCTGCGGAGGGAGATCCCGGGCTACCGCCACGAGGCCCTCGACATCCGCGACCGCGACCGGCTCCTCGCCTTCATGGGCGAACTCCGCCCCGATCTCATCATCCACACCGCCGCCCAGCCCTCGCACGACCGCGCCGCCGCCATCCCCTTCCTCGATTTTGAAGTCAACGCCCTCGGCACCCTCCACCTGCTCGAGGCCGCCCGTCAGCACTGCCCGGAGTCGCCCTTCATCCATATGTCCACAAATAAGGTATATGGAGACCGGCCGAACACCATCGCCTTGCAGGAACTGGAAACCCGCTGGGACTACGCCGATCCCGCCTACGAGCACGGCATTGCCGAGGACTTCTCCATCGACCAGAGCAAACACTCCATCTTCGGAGCCTCCAAGGTCGCCGGCGACGTCATGGTCCAGGAGTACGGACGCTACTTCGGCATGCCTACCTGCTGCCTGCGCGGCGGCTGCCTCACCGGCCCAAACCACAGCGGCGTCGAACTCCACGGCTTTCTCAGCTACCTCGTGAAGTGCAATTTGGAGGAGCGCGAATACCGCGTCTTCGGCTACAAGGGCAAGCAGGTCCGCGACAACATCCACTCCGAGGATGTCGCCCGGTTTATGTTCGAATTCTGGAAGGCGCCGCGCGTGGCCGAGGTTTATAATCTCGGCGGCGGCAAGGACAACGCCTGCTCCGTCATGGAAGCCTTCCAGCTCGCTGGGAACGTCACCGGCAAACCCATGCACTGGCGCTATGTGGACGAGAATCGCATCGGTGACCACATCTGCTACTACAGCGACCTGCGGAAGATGCGGGCTCACTATCCGGCCTGGAGCATCACCAAACCGCTGCCCGCCATCTTCGAGGAGATCGCAGGAAGCTGGCAGGAGAGACTGAAAACCGCGGCACTATGA
- a CDS encoding NAD-dependent epimerase/dehydratase family protein, giving the protein MKILITGICGFVGSTLARTLLACVEGFQIIGIDNLMRPGAETNRQSLKSLGIEFVHGDIRSASDLAGLPAADWIIDAAANPSVLAGVAGGGSSRQLFEHNLAGLGNVLEYAKVHRAGLLLLSTSRVYSIPALATLPLKVEGDGFVLDDTRPLPAGVTAEGIDTAFATTAPISLYGATKLASEIMALEYGAAFDFPVWITRCGVLAGAGQFGTPDQGIFAYWINAHLRRRPLRYIGFEGLGRQVRDAFHPSDLAALLLAQMRSTRDGGQRIYTAGGGPRNAWSLARLNSWCDGRFGTHTPAADPRPRPYDIPWVVMSNADVQRDFAWSPALGLDAIAAEIAAHAGQHPQWLELSGL; this is encoded by the coding sequence ATGAAGATCCTGATCACCGGCATCTGCGGCTTTGTCGGCAGTACCCTCGCTCGCACGCTGCTGGCCTGCGTCGAAGGATTCCAGATCATCGGCATCGACAACTTAATGCGGCCGGGCGCCGAAACGAACCGCCAGTCGCTCAAGAGCCTGGGTATCGAATTTGTCCATGGCGACATCCGTTCAGCCAGCGATCTCGCCGGCTTGCCCGCGGCCGACTGGATCATTGATGCCGCCGCTAATCCCAGCGTTCTGGCCGGTGTGGCGGGCGGCGGCAGCAGCCGCCAGTTGTTCGAACACAATCTGGCCGGCCTCGGCAACGTATTGGAGTACGCCAAGGTGCACCGCGCCGGACTGCTGCTGCTCAGCACCAGCCGCGTCTACTCCATCCCCGCCCTGGCCACCCTGCCCTTGAAGGTGGAAGGAGATGGCTTCGTTCTCGACGATACCCGGCCCCTCCCCGCGGGCGTCACCGCGGAAGGCATCGACACCGCCTTCGCCACCACCGCGCCCATCTCGCTCTATGGCGCGACCAAACTCGCCTCGGAAATCATGGCCCTCGAATACGGCGCCGCCTTCGACTTCCCAGTCTGGATCACACGCTGCGGCGTTCTCGCCGGGGCCGGCCAGTTCGGCACGCCAGACCAGGGCATCTTCGCTTACTGGATCAACGCCCACCTCCGCCGCCGCCCCCTGCGCTACATCGGCTTCGAAGGACTCGGCCGCCAGGTGCGCGACGCGTTCCACCCCTCTGACCTCGCGGCGCTCCTCCTGGCGCAGATGCGCTCTACCCGCGACGGCGGCCAACGCATCTACACGGCCGGCGGCGGACCGCGCAACGCATGGTCTCTTGCTCGTCTGAACAGCTGGTGCGACGGCCGTTTCGGAACCCACACACCCGCGGCCGACCCGCGCCCCCGTCCCTATGACATACCGTGGGTCGTGATGAGCAATGCGGATGTCCAGCGTGATTTTGCGTGGAGTCCGGCGCTGGGTCTCGATGCCATTGCCGCGGAGATCGCCGCGCATGCCGGGCAACACCCGCAGTGGCTGGAACTGAGCGGACTATGA
- a CDS encoding glycosyltransferase family 2 protein — MKTPAPEKRSPLKLLSVVIPAHNEEGCVALTVEHLHVELRGNGIPHEIVVVDDGSTDTTWAVLQGLVPRIAELRPVQNKGEHGFGRAITFGFDHIQGDAVVVMMADESDDARDVVRYWSLLGEGWDAVFGSRFVKGGAVIDYPWLKLSINRMANFFIRILFNIPLNDTTNAFKAYRREVIEGCRPFLSPHFNLTVELPLKTIVRGYSWTVMPISWRNRRFGESKLKIKEMGSRYLFIALYCWLEKYFSRGDYRAR, encoded by the coding sequence ATGAAGACGCCCGCGCCCGAAAAGCGGAGCCCGCTGAAACTGCTGTCCGTAGTCATCCCGGCGCACAACGAGGAGGGCTGCGTCGCCCTCACGGTGGAACACCTGCACGTTGAATTGCGCGGCAACGGCATTCCCCACGAAATCGTGGTCGTCGACGACGGCTCAACCGACACCACGTGGGCCGTCCTGCAAGGATTGGTGCCGCGCATCGCCGAATTGCGTCCCGTTCAGAACAAAGGCGAACACGGCTTCGGGCGCGCCATCACCTTCGGCTTCGATCACATTCAGGGCGATGCGGTGGTGGTCATGATGGCCGACGAATCCGACGATGCCCGCGACGTCGTCCGCTATTGGAGCCTGCTCGGCGAAGGCTGGGACGCCGTGTTCGGCTCGCGCTTCGTCAAGGGCGGAGCGGTCATCGACTACCCCTGGCTCAAGCTGTCCATCAACCGCATGGCCAACTTCTTCATCCGGATTCTCTTCAACATCCCGCTCAACGACACCACCAACGCCTTCAAGGCCTACCGCCGCGAAGTCATCGAAGGCTGCCGGCCCTTCCTGTCGCCGCACTTCAATCTCACCGTGGAACTGCCGCTGAAGACCATCGTGCGTGGCTACTCGTGGACCGTCATGCCCATCTCCTGGCGCAACCGGCGCTTTGGCGAGTCCAAGCTTAAGATCAAGGAGATGGGCAGCCGTTACCTGTTCATCGCCCTCTACTGCTGGCTGGAAAAGTACTTCAGCCGCGGAGACTACCGCGCGCGATAA